In Pengzhenrongella sicca, a single genomic region encodes these proteins:
- the rpsC gene encoding 30S ribosomal protein S3, with protein sequence MGQKVNPHGYRLGITTDHRSRWFADSTKPGQRYRDYVREDVAIRKLMATGLERAGISKVEIERTRDRVRVDIHTARPGIVIGRRGAEADRIRGELEKLSGKQVQLNILEVKNAEMDSQLVAQGIAEQLASRVSFRRAMRKGMQSAQRAGAKGIRVQCSGRLGGAEMSRSEFYREGRVPLHTLRAQIDYGFYEARTTFGRIGVKVWIYKGDMTEKEYAQQQATQGPRSPRGPRTDRPARGAAGTGARRPEAASAPTAAPAAAPAAAEATPPAASGTEA encoded by the coding sequence GTGGGACAGAAGGTCAACCCGCACGGGTACCGCCTCGGCATCACCACCGACCACAGGTCGCGTTGGTTTGCTGACAGCACCAAGCCCGGGCAGCGTTACCGCGACTACGTCCGCGAGGACGTAGCAATCCGCAAGCTCATGGCCACTGGCCTCGAGCGTGCCGGAATCTCAAAGGTCGAGATCGAGCGGACCCGTGACCGGGTTCGCGTCGACATCCACACCGCACGTCCCGGGATCGTCATCGGGCGTCGTGGCGCGGAGGCCGACCGCATCCGCGGCGAGCTCGAGAAGCTCAGCGGCAAGCAGGTGCAGCTCAACATCCTCGAGGTGAAGAACGCTGAGATGGACTCTCAGCTCGTCGCCCAGGGGATCGCGGAGCAGCTCGCGAGCCGTGTCTCGTTCCGCCGCGCCATGCGCAAGGGCATGCAGTCCGCCCAGCGCGCCGGTGCCAAGGGCATCCGGGTGCAGTGCTCGGGTCGCCTCGGCGGCGCCGAGATGAGCCGTAGCGAGTTCTACCGCGAGGGGCGCGTGCCGTTGCACACCCTCCGCGCGCAGATCGACTACGGCTTCTACGAGGCCCGCACGACCTTCGGCCGCATCGGCGTGAAGGTCTGGATCTACAAGGGCGACATGACCGAGAAGGAGTACGCGCAGCAGCAGGCCACACAGGGCCCCCGCTCGCCGCGTGGACCCCGGACCGACCGCCCCGCTCGCGGCGCGGCCGGAACCGGTGCCCGTCGTCCCGAGGCCGCTTCGGCCCCGACCGCCGCACCTGCAGCCGCTCCGGCAGCTGCCGAGGCGACGCCGCCCGCTGCATCCGGAACGGAGGCCTGA
- the rplV gene encoding 50S ribosomal protein L22, giving the protein MEAKAQARFVRVTPQKARRVVDLIRGKQAEEAVATLKFAPQAAGETVRKVVESAIANARVKADRASEAFDATSLVITEAFVDEGPTLKRFRPRAQGRASQILKRTSHITVVVAPVEKKERAR; this is encoded by the coding sequence ATGGAAGCCAAGGCGCAGGCGCGGTTTGTCCGCGTCACGCCCCAGAAGGCCCGGCGCGTCGTGGACCTCATCCGTGGCAAGCAGGCCGAGGAGGCTGTCGCGACGCTGAAGTTCGCGCCGCAGGCCGCGGGGGAGACCGTCCGCAAGGTGGTCGAAAGTGCGATCGCCAACGCGAGGGTCAAGGCCGATCGTGCGAGCGAGGCGTTTGACGCCACGTCGCTCGTGATCACTGAGGCATTCGTCGACGAGGGTCCGACCCTCAAGCGGTTCCGACCGCGCGCTCAGGGCCGGGCAAGCCAGATCCTCAAGCGGACCAGCCACATCACCGTGGTCGTGGCCCCGGTCGAGAAGAAGGAGAGGGCCCGATAG
- the rpsS gene encoding 30S ribosomal protein S19, whose translation MPRSLKKGPFVDGHLQKKVDVQNEKGTKNVIKTWSRRSLITPDFLGHTFAVHDGRKHTPVFVTEAMVGHKLGEFAPTRTFRGHDKDDRKARRR comes from the coding sequence ATGCCACGTAGCCTGAAAAAGGGTCCGTTCGTCGACGGTCACCTGCAGAAGAAGGTCGACGTCCAGAACGAGAAGGGGACCAAGAACGTCATCAAGACGTGGTCCCGCCGGTCGCTCATCACGCCGGACTTCCTCGGTCACACGTTTGCGGTGCACGACGGCCGCAAGCACACCCCCGTCTTCGTCACCGAGGCGATGGTCGGACACAAGCTGGGCGAGTTCGCCCCCACGCGGACCTTCCGCGGCCACGACAAGGACGACCGCAAGGCTCGTCGTCGCTGA
- the rplB gene encoding 50S ribosomal protein L2: MGIRKYKPTTPGRRGSSVADFVEITRSTPEKSLVRPLHKTGGRNATGRVTVRHQGGGHKRAYRLIDFRRHDKDGVPAKVAHIEYDPNRTARIALLHYADGEKRYIVAPNKLKQGDVVENGASADIKPGNCLPLRNIPTGTVIHAIELKPGGGAKIARSAGASVQLVAKDGVYAQLRMPSGEIRNVDLRCRATIGEVGNAEQSNINWGKAGRMRWKGKRPSVRGVAMNPVDHPHGGGEGKTSGGRHPVTPWGKPEGRTRHPNKPSDKLIVRRRRTGKR, encoded by the coding sequence ATGGGAATCCGTAAGTACAAGCCGACTACGCCGGGCCGTCGAGGCTCGAGCGTCGCCGACTTCGTCGAGATCACGCGCTCCACGCCGGAGAAGTCGTTGGTCCGCCCGTTGCACAAGACGGGTGGCCGCAACGCCACCGGTCGCGTGACGGTTCGTCACCAGGGTGGCGGGCACAAGCGTGCCTACCGCCTGATCGACTTCCGTCGCCACGACAAGGACGGCGTGCCGGCCAAGGTTGCGCACATCGAGTACGACCCGAACCGCACGGCACGCATCGCGCTGCTGCACTACGCGGACGGCGAGAAGCGTTACATCGTCGCGCCGAACAAGCTCAAGCAGGGCGACGTCGTCGAGAACGGTGCAAGCGCCGACATCAAGCCCGGCAACTGCCTGCCCCTGCGCAACATCCCGACCGGTACGGTCATCCACGCCATCGAGCTCAAGCCCGGTGGCGGCGCGAAGATCGCCCGTTCGGCTGGTGCGTCGGTGCAGCTCGTCGCGAAGGACGGCGTCTATGCGCAGCTGCGCATGCCGTCCGGCGAGATCCGCAATGTCGACCTGCGCTGCCGCGCAACCATCGGCGAGGTCGGCAATGCCGAGCAGTCGAACATCAACTGGGGCAAGGCCGGCCGGATGCGGTGGAAGGGCAAGCGCCCCTCCGTCCGTGGTGTCGCCATGAACCCGGTCGACCACCCGCACGGTGGTGGCGAGGGCAAGACCTCCGGAGGCCGTCACCCGGTCACCCCGTGGGGCAAGCCCGAGGGCCGCACCCGTCACCCGAACAAGCCGAGCGACAAGCTCATCGTGCGCCGCCGGCGCACCGGCAAGCGCTGA
- the rplW gene encoding 50S ribosomal protein L23, whose amino-acid sequence MTTVAKDPRDILISPVVSEKSYGLLDEGKYTFVVDPRANKTEIKVAIEQIFSVKVASVNTINRKGKTRRTKFGMGKRKDTKRAIVTLREGTIDIFGGPVG is encoded by the coding sequence GTGACTACCGTGGCGAAGGACCCGCGCGACATCCTGATCTCGCCGGTCGTCTCGGAAAAAAGCTACGGGCTGCTCGACGAGGGAAAGTACACCTTCGTCGTCGACCCGCGCGCGAACAAGACGGAGATCAAGGTCGCGATCGAGCAGATCTTCTCCGTCAAGGTCGCTTCGGTGAACACGATCAACCGCAAGGGCAAGACGCGGCGGACCAAGTTCGGCATGGGTAAGCGCAAGGACACCAAGCGTGCGATCGTCACCCTCCGCGAGGGCACGATCGACATCTTCGGCGGACCGGTCGGCTGA
- the rplD gene encoding 50S ribosomal protein L4 — MTVADTKSLTVDVLDASGKKAGSADLPAEVFDVQTNIPLIHQVVVAQLAAARQGTHSTKTRGEVSGGGRKPHKQKGTGRARQGSTRAPQFAGGGIVHGPTPRDYSQRTPKKMKTAALRGALSDRARAGRVHVVSGFAPGAAPSTKTALEVLARLSGRKHVLVVVERQDEITWKSLRNVEQVHLLVADQLNTYDVLVSDDVVFTQGALDVFLAGPATGRSVKAVGTATEASQAEIEEDTK; from the coding sequence ATGACCGTGGCTGACACCAAGTCGTTGACCGTCGACGTGCTGGATGCCTCTGGCAAGAAGGCCGGCAGCGCCGACCTTCCCGCAGAGGTGTTCGACGTCCAGACGAACATCCCGCTGATCCACCAGGTCGTCGTCGCGCAGCTCGCGGCGGCTCGCCAGGGCACCCACTCCACGAAGACTCGTGGCGAGGTGTCCGGTGGTGGACGCAAGCCCCACAAGCAGAAGGGCACCGGCCGCGCCCGTCAGGGCTCGACCCGCGCTCCGCAGTTTGCCGGCGGTGGCATCGTGCACGGCCCGACGCCGCGCGACTACAGCCAGCGGACCCCGAAGAAGATGAAGACCGCGGCGCTCCGCGGTGCTCTTTCGGACCGCGCCCGCGCCGGCCGCGTGCACGTCGTCTCCGGGTTCGCCCCGGGCGCCGCGCCGTCGACCAAGACTGCGCTCGAGGTTCTGGCCCGCTTGTCGGGTCGCAAGCACGTGCTCGTTGTTGTGGAACGCCAGGACGAGATCACCTGGAAGTCGCTCCGCAACGTCGAGCAGGTGCACCTCCTGGTCGCTGACCAGCTGAACACCTACGACGTGCTCGTCTCCGACGACGTCGTCTTCACGCAGGGCGCGCTCGACGTGTTCCTGGCGGGTCCGGCCACTGGCCGCTCGGTGAAGGCTGTCGGAACGGCGACTGAGGCGTCGCAGGCCGAGATCGAGGAGGACACCAAGTGA
- the rplC gene encoding 50S ribosomal protein L3, with translation MTTQQNARSITAVLGTKLGMTQVWDANGLLIPVTVVQVGTNVVTQVRTAETDGYVAVQLAYGQIDPRKVTQPLKGHFEKAGVTPRRHVAEIRTPDAGRYALGQEITAAAFEAGSVVDVSGTTKGKGFAGVMKRHGFHGDSASHGAHRNHRKPGSIGGASTPSRVFRGMRMAGRMGFDRQTTQNLTVFAVDAEKGLLLVKGAVPGPRNGVVLVRSAAKGA, from the coding sequence ATGACCACCCAGCAGAACGCGCGCTCGATCACGGCCGTGCTCGGAACCAAGCTCGGCATGACGCAGGTGTGGGACGCCAACGGCCTCCTCATCCCCGTCACTGTCGTGCAGGTCGGCACGAACGTGGTCACGCAGGTGCGCACCGCTGAGACAGATGGGTACGTCGCGGTTCAGCTGGCCTACGGCCAGATTGACCCGCGCAAGGTAACCCAGCCCCTCAAGGGCCACTTCGAGAAGGCCGGGGTTACCCCCCGCCGGCATGTGGCTGAGATTCGTACTCCGGATGCTGGGCGCTACGCGCTCGGCCAGGAGATCACCGCGGCGGCCTTCGAGGCCGGTTCGGTCGTCGACGTGTCCGGGACCACCAAGGGCAAGGGCTTCGCCGGAGTGATGAAGCGTCACGGCTTCCACGGCGACAGCGCTTCCCACGGTGCCCACCGCAACCACCGCAAGCCCGGCTCGATCGGTGGGGCTTCCACCCCGTCGCGCGTCTTCCGGGGTATGCGGATGGCCGGCCGGATGGGCTTCGACCGCCAGACCACGCAGAACCTCACCGTTTTTGCGGTGGATGCCGAGAAGGGTCTGCTGCTCGTCAAGGGCGCCGTCCCCGGCCCCCGCAACGGCGTCGTCCTCGTGCGTTCCGCCGCGAAGGGAGCATGA
- the rpsJ gene encoding 30S ribosomal protein S10 encodes MAGQKIRIRLKSYDHEVIDSSARKIVDTVTRAGATVVGPVPLPTEKNIFCVIRSPHKYKDSREHFEMRTHKRLIDIIDPTPKAVDSLMRLDLPADVNIEIKL; translated from the coding sequence ATGGCGGGACAGAAGATCCGCATCCGGCTCAAGTCCTACGACCACGAGGTCATCGACAGCTCGGCGCGCAAGATCGTCGACACGGTGACACGCGCTGGTGCGACGGTCGTGGGCCCGGTGCCGCTGCCGACGGAGAAGAACATTTTCTGCGTCATCCGGTCGCCTCACAAGTACAAGGACAGCCGCGAGCACTTCGAGATGCGCACGCACAAGCGGCTCATCGACATCATCGATCCCACGCCGAAGGCGGTCGACTCGCTCATGCGCCTCGACCTGCCGGCAGACGTGAACATCGAGATCAAGCTCTGA